In Bernardetia litoralis DSM 6794, the genomic window ACCAAATTGCACTTCTATTTTTTTGTATTTTTCCCTCTTCTCAAAAATTAGACATTGTTATAGATCGTACAGAATGGGATTTTGGTAAATATCAATGCAATATTCTAATGGTTGTGCTAAGTAATCGTACACTTACTTTACCTTTTTATTGGGAATTATTAGATAATAAAAGTGGCAATTCCAACACCGAAAATAGGATAGATTTAGTAAAAAAATGTTTGGACATCATTCTTCCTCAACGAATTAGTTTATTTGTTGGAGATAGGGAATTTGTAGGTCATCATTGGTTTAAGTATCTGAAATACAATAAGATAAATTTTTGTTTTCGAATTCCCAAACATCATAATATTGTTCATTATGACGAACACATGAATAAAATAGTGCAAAAAGCAGAGCATCTTCATCAAGCTTATCCTAATGGAATAACTTTGTCTAATAGATTAGTAGATGGTATTGTAGGAAATGTATATATAGGAACAGGAAAAGATGGAGAACTTTTATTTTTATTTGGCAATTTAGCAGCTCCTACTTTACCTAAATACTATGAAAGAAGGTGGACAATAGAGAGCTTTTTTCAGAACTTAAAAGGAAGAGGTTTTAATTTAAAAATTACTCATTTACAAAATAGCGAAAAGCTTAAAAAATTGATTGCTTGCGTTTCTCTAGCTTATGCTTTTTGTTCTAATACAGGGCTGTACGAACATAGAAAAGTGCAAAAAATAAAAAATAAAAATCATGGCAGAAAATCTACAAGTTTTGCACGAAAAGGAATAGACATAATACGAGATTTATTAAAACAGACAGAATTATTAGACCAACTTGTTGAAAAATTTGTCAAAATTATTTGCATAAATGCACGAAAAATAATTGCCAAATCTGATTTTTTACACGAAAAAATGGTAATTTAAACAGAAAAAATAAAATTATTTCTTAATTTAAAAAAAAGTAGGGTACAGTAGGAATAAATACTACTTCTCTGTGAAAAATTTAACACAACCCACGAATATATTTGTGGGTTTTTTATTTAAAAGACATTCAAAATCTCAAATCAAAATGTTGTTTGGGTTGTTCTTTCCTTAAAAAAATCAATCCTACTTGAAATAAATCTATTGAAACAGTTACTTTCTCATTTTTAATAATCTCTTTCCACGCTTTTTCCATTCCTTTTGACCAATGAATATCATCTAAAATAATAATTGTATCATTATGGCATTTCTCCAAAATCTGATTAAAATAATTCAGAGTTGGTTTGTAACGATGATTAGCATCCAAAAATACAAAATCTAACAAAGGAAGTGAAGAGATATTTTGGGGAAGTGTTTTGTCTATATTTCCAATTATTATTTCAATATTTTCTTGCTCTAATTCTTCAAAATTTTCTTTTGCTTTTTCTGCTATTTGTGGACAGCCTTCAAAAGTAATAATTTGAGTTTCAGAATTATTAGCAGCCAAGGACATAAAAAGTGTCGAAATTCCTAAAGAAGTCCCCAGCTCTAAAATAGTTTTGGGTTGAAAATATTCTACCAATTTGAATAATAATTGTGCTTTTTTGGTGGTAATAGCAGAATGACGAGCTATTTCAGAAATACTTTTTTTATTAGATAAATTTTTTGTCTGTTTTGAGCCTGCTCCAAAATCTGTAATTTTTAATTGTGTACGGTCTGAGATAAGTTCTTGACGAAGGTTTTCTAGTTCTGAAAAAGCATAATAATCTTTGGTATTTTTTATTGACAAAGTATATAACTGATAGACAAAAGGTGAATGAACAGCATGTTGATTACCTGCTTTAAAGTAGAAATAAAGATATTTTAGAGCATAGAGTAGCATAAATTATTTTAAAATTGAAATTATTGATAGAATAAAAGACTAAAAAACTCCAATAAAATAACTTTATTGGAGTTGATTCAACAATCTAAAAAAGGTTTGTTAATAAAACTAAGAAAAATTTATTTTTTAATCATAATAACATACTAAATTCATTTGCTAAAAGTGTATTAGTTTACATGAATATTAGCAGGAATATTTCCTCTAGTTGCTTTCGA contains:
- a CDS encoding O-methyltransferase; this translates as MLLYALKYLYFYFKAGNQHAVHSPFVYQLYTLSIKNTKDYYAFSELENLRQELISDRTQLKITDFGAGSKQTKNLSNKKSISEIARHSAITTKKAQLLFKLVEYFQPKTILELGTSLGISTLFMSLAANNSETQIITFEGCPQIAEKAKENFEELEQENIEIIIGNIDKTLPQNISSLPLLDFVFLDANHRYKPTLNYFNQILEKCHNDTIIILDDIHWSKGMEKAWKEIIKNEKVTVSIDLFQVGLIFLRKEQPKQHFDLRF
- a CDS encoding IS4 family transposase, producing the protein MRYSLTNEINKLIDRFPILSHLSRKKFLAMYILALINSRNVQFCETANHLNPEVKNKSNETRIQDFYRKAELNFDQIALLFFCIFPSSQKLDIVIDRTEWDFGKYQCNILMVVLSNRTLTLPFYWELLDNKSGNSNTENRIDLVKKCLDIILPQRISLFVGDREFVGHHWFKYLKYNKINFCFRIPKHHNIVHYDEHMNKIVQKAEHLHQAYPNGITLSNRLVDGIVGNVYIGTGKDGELLFLFGNLAAPTLPKYYERRWTIESFFQNLKGRGFNLKITHLQNSEKLKKLIACVSLAYAFCSNTGLYEHRKVQKIKNKNHGRKSTSFARKGIDIIRDLLKQTELLDQLVEKFVKIICINARKIIAKSDFLHEKMVI